Proteins from a single region of Juglans microcarpa x Juglans regia isolate MS1-56 chromosome 5S, Jm3101_v1.0, whole genome shotgun sequence:
- the LOC121266989 gene encoding beta-glucosidase BoGH3B-like — MVNEYQNGCLSTRLGIPMIYGTDAVHGNSLVYKATIFPHNVGLGATRDPELVKRIGAATALENRATGFTHVFAPSVAVCRDPRWGRCYESYSEDPKIVQAMTEIVSGLQGDIPTKSRKGVPFVAGKHKVAACAKHYVGDGGTKNGVNGDNTEIDRHGLLTIHMPGYYNSIIKGVATIMVSYSSLNGIKMHANNDLITGFLKNTLRFRGFVLSDWQAIDRIPSVFHTNYSHSIQIGIQAGIDMVMVPLNFTEFIDGLTFQVKNKGIPMSRIDDAVKRILRVKFVMGLFENPLADFSLVNQLGSQEHRELAREAVRRSLVLLKNGESADRPLLPLPKKASKILVAGSHADNLGYQCGGWTIEWQGLSGNNLTSGTTILKAIENTIDPNTKVVYKENPDVEYVKSNKFSYAIVVVGEHPYAESLGDNLNLTIPDPGPSTITNVCGAVKCVVIIISGRPVVIQPYISSIDALVAAWLPGSEGQGVADVLFGDYGFTGKLPRTWFKTVHQLPMNVGDPHYDPLFPFGFGLTTKPAKTN, encoded by the exons ATGGTGAATGAATACCAAAACGGTTGTTTATCGACACGACTTGGAATTCCAATGATTTATGGGACTGATGCTGTTCATGGCAACAGCCTCGTCTACAAGGCAACAATTTTTCCCCACAATGTTGGACTTGGCGCTACCAG AGACCCTGAACTTGTTAAGAGGATTGGGGCTGCAACTGCACTTGAAAATAGAGCTACAGGCTTCACACATGTTTTTGCACCTTCTGTAGCG GTTTGCAGAGATCCTAGATGGGGTCGTTGCTATGAAAGCTACAGTGAAGATCCCAAGATTGTTCAAGCAATGACGGAGATTGTATCGGGGTTACAAGGGGACATACCCACTAAATCTCGCAAGGGTGTTCCATTTGTTGCTGGAAA ACACAAGGTTGCAGCTTGTGCTAAGCACTATGTGGGTGATGGTGGTACAAAAAATGGCGTGAATGGAGACAACACAGAGATAGACAGACATGGATTGCTCACCATACACATGCCGGGCTATTACAATTCCATCATCAAGGGTGTTGCGACAATTATGGTCTCATACTCCAGCTTGAATGGGATTAAGATGCATGCTAACAATGATCTTATCACTGGCTTCCTAAAGAACACTCTCCGTTTCAGG GGTTTCGTCCTCTCGGATTGGCAGGCTATCGACAGAATCCCCTCTGTATTTCATACTAACTACTCACATTCTATCCAAATAGGAATTCAGGCTGGCATTGACATG GTCATGGTTCCACTCAACTTTACAGAATTCATTGACGGTCTAACCTTCCAGGTTAAGAATAAAGGAATTCCTATGAGCCGAATTGATGATGCAGTGAAGAGAATTTTGCGTGTCAAGTTTGTGATGGGTCTATTTGAGAACCCACTGGCCGATTTCAGCCTGGTCAACCAGCTTGGAAGTCAG GAGCATAGAGAATTGGCTAGGGAAGCTGTTAGGAGATCACTGGTGTTGTTGAAGAATGGTGAGTCTGCAGACAGGCCATTGCTACCCCTTCCCAAGAAAGCATCAAAAATACTTGTTGCTGGTAGCCATGCTGACAATTTAGGTTACCAATGTGGTGGGTGGACAATAGAGTGGCAAGGACTAAGTGGCAACAACCTTACTAGCG GTACCACAATCCTCAAAGCTATTGAAAATACCATTGATCCAAATACCAAAGTAGTCTACAAGGAGAACCCGGATGTTGAATATGTCAAGTCAAACAAATTCTCCTATGCCATTGTTGTAGTAGGAGAACACCCATATGCGGAGAGTTTAGGCGACAACTTGAACTTGACAATCCCTGACCCTGGCCCAAGCACCATCACGAACGTCTGCGGGGCTGTGAAGTGTGTTGTTATCATTATCTCCGGCCGCCCTGTTGTGATCCAGCCATATATTTCCTCAATCGACGCACTGGTTGCTGCATGGCTTCCAGGATCTGAAGGCCAAGGAGTTGCCGATGTTTTATTTGGTGACTATGGTTTCACAGGCAAGCTTCCGCGGACATGGTTCAAGACTGTTCATCAGCTTCCAATGAATGTGGGGGATCCACATTATGACCCTCTCTTCCCATTTGGATTTGGTCTCACTACAAAACCTGCTAAAACGAATTAG